Proteins encoded in a region of the Oncorhynchus gorbuscha isolate QuinsamMale2020 ecotype Even-year linkage group LG16, OgorEven_v1.0, whole genome shotgun sequence genome:
- the kmt5aa gene encoding N-lysine methyltransferase KMT5A-A isoform X1: MNGDMLLNSHSITLRNQNHSKSKSPALDEMTIKLIQEGKYTGRCSIQNDAQRQGDVARKLNSEAAFVLKLADCEESHSQRPCRTEEHQAPQQLLHFSPVSCLHAPSEHSSPPAPSNITHTLLANSTAVHLANQRRDIRRKAKGKKSTLRMAESGNSQNRKVTDYYPIRRSSRKSRSELKCEQKKHIDDLIINGVEEGMEVQHIDGKGRGVFATQCFQKGQYVVEYHGDLLQITDAKTKEAEYALNPTTGCYMYYFQYICKTYCVDATKETGRMGRLINHSKNGNCQTKLHDINGIPHLILVASRDVDEGEELLYDYGDRSKSSIASHPWLKH, translated from the exons ATGAACGGG GACATGTTACTAAACagccactccatcactctccgaAACCAGAACCACAGCAAGTCCAAATCACCTGCCCTTGATGAGATGACCATCAAACTCATACAGGAGGGAAAGTACACAGGGCGCTGCTCTATACAGAATGATGCACAGAGACAAGGTGACG TAGCCAGGAAACTGAACTCTGAGGCGGCATTCGTCCTGAAGCTGGCGGATTGTGAGGAGAGCCACAGCCAGCGGCCCTGCAGGACAGAAGAGCACCAGGCCCCCCAGCAGCTTCTCCACTTCTCCCCAGTCTCCTGCCTCCACGCCCCATCCGAGCACTCCTCCCCTCCTGCCCCCAGTAACATCACCCACACCCTCCTCGCCAACAGCACCGCCGTTCACCTCGCCAACCAAAGGAGGGACATCCGACGCAAGGCCAAAGGAAAGAAGTCAACACTTAGAAT GGCAGAGAGCGGAAATTCCCAAAACCGCAAAGTAACAGACTACTATCCTATAAGGAGAAGCTCCAGGAAAAGCAGATCAGAGCTGAAG TGTGAACAAAAGAAACACATCGATGATCTGATCATAAATGGGGTCGAGGAAGGAATGGAG GTGCAGCATATTGATGGGAAGGGTCGAGGAGTGTTTGCCACCCAGTGTTTCCAGAAGGGCCAGTATGTAGTGGAGTACCATGGAGACCTGCTGCAGATCACCGATGCCAAAACAAAGGAGGCCGAATACGCTCTCAACCCTACCACCGGCTGCTACATGTACTACTTTCAGTATATCTGCAAAACCTACTG TGTGGACGCCACGAAAGAAACTGGTCGCATGGGTCGTCTGATCAACCACAGTAAGAACGGCAACTGTCAAACCAAACTCCATGATATCAACGGGATACCTCACCTCATCCTGGTGGCATCGCGAGATGTCGATGAGGGCGAGGAGCTGCTCTACGACTATGGTGACCGCAGCAAATCTTCCATCGCATCCCACCCCTGGCTTAAACATTGA
- the kmt5aa gene encoding N-lysine methyltransferase KMT5A-A isoform X2 has translation MNGDMLLNSHSITLRNQNHSKSKSPALDEMTIKLIQEGKYTGRCSIQNDAQRQGDARKLNSEAAFVLKLADCEESHSQRPCRTEEHQAPQQLLHFSPVSCLHAPSEHSSPPAPSNITHTLLANSTAVHLANQRRDIRRKAKGKKSTLRMAESGNSQNRKVTDYYPIRRSSRKSRSELKCEQKKHIDDLIINGVEEGMEVQHIDGKGRGVFATQCFQKGQYVVEYHGDLLQITDAKTKEAEYALNPTTGCYMYYFQYICKTYCVDATKETGRMGRLINHSKNGNCQTKLHDINGIPHLILVASRDVDEGEELLYDYGDRSKSSIASHPWLKH, from the exons ATGAACGGG GACATGTTACTAAACagccactccatcactctccgaAACCAGAACCACAGCAAGTCCAAATCACCTGCCCTTGATGAGATGACCATCAAACTCATACAGGAGGGAAAGTACACAGGGCGCTGCTCTATACAGAATGATGCACAGAGACAAGGTGACG CCAGGAAACTGAACTCTGAGGCGGCATTCGTCCTGAAGCTGGCGGATTGTGAGGAGAGCCACAGCCAGCGGCCCTGCAGGACAGAAGAGCACCAGGCCCCCCAGCAGCTTCTCCACTTCTCCCCAGTCTCCTGCCTCCACGCCCCATCCGAGCACTCCTCCCCTCCTGCCCCCAGTAACATCACCCACACCCTCCTCGCCAACAGCACCGCCGTTCACCTCGCCAACCAAAGGAGGGACATCCGACGCAAGGCCAAAGGAAAGAAGTCAACACTTAGAAT GGCAGAGAGCGGAAATTCCCAAAACCGCAAAGTAACAGACTACTATCCTATAAGGAGAAGCTCCAGGAAAAGCAGATCAGAGCTGAAG TGTGAACAAAAGAAACACATCGATGATCTGATCATAAATGGGGTCGAGGAAGGAATGGAG GTGCAGCATATTGATGGGAAGGGTCGAGGAGTGTTTGCCACCCAGTGTTTCCAGAAGGGCCAGTATGTAGTGGAGTACCATGGAGACCTGCTGCAGATCACCGATGCCAAAACAAAGGAGGCCGAATACGCTCTCAACCCTACCACCGGCTGCTACATGTACTACTTTCAGTATATCTGCAAAACCTACTG TGTGGACGCCACGAAAGAAACTGGTCGCATGGGTCGTCTGATCAACCACAGTAAGAACGGCAACTGTCAAACCAAACTCCATGATATCAACGGGATACCTCACCTCATCCTGGTGGCATCGCGAGATGTCGATGAGGGCGAGGAGCTGCTCTACGACTATGGTGACCGCAGCAAATCTTCCATCGCATCCCACCCCTGGCTTAAACATTGA
- the kmt5aa gene encoding N-lysine methyltransferase KMT5A-A isoform X4 — MLLNSHSITLRNQNHSKSKSPALDEMTIKLIQEGKYTGRCSIQNDAQRQGDVARKLNSEAAFVLKLADCEESHSQRPCRTEEHQAPQQLLHFSPVSCLHAPSEHSSPPAPSNITHTLLANSTAVHLANQRRDIRRKAKGKKSTLRMAESGNSQNRKVTDYYPIRRSSRKSRSELKCEQKKHIDDLIINGVEEGMEVQHIDGKGRGVFATQCFQKGQYVVEYHGDLLQITDAKTKEAEYALNPTTGCYMYYFQYICKTYCVDATKETGRMGRLINHSKNGNCQTKLHDINGIPHLILVASRDVDEGEELLYDYGDRSKSSIASHPWLKH, encoded by the exons ATGTTACTAAACagccactccatcactctccgaAACCAGAACCACAGCAAGTCCAAATCACCTGCCCTTGATGAGATGACCATCAAACTCATACAGGAGGGAAAGTACACAGGGCGCTGCTCTATACAGAATGATGCACAGAGACAAGGTGACG TAGCCAGGAAACTGAACTCTGAGGCGGCATTCGTCCTGAAGCTGGCGGATTGTGAGGAGAGCCACAGCCAGCGGCCCTGCAGGACAGAAGAGCACCAGGCCCCCCAGCAGCTTCTCCACTTCTCCCCAGTCTCCTGCCTCCACGCCCCATCCGAGCACTCCTCCCCTCCTGCCCCCAGTAACATCACCCACACCCTCCTCGCCAACAGCACCGCCGTTCACCTCGCCAACCAAAGGAGGGACATCCGACGCAAGGCCAAAGGAAAGAAGTCAACACTTAGAAT GGCAGAGAGCGGAAATTCCCAAAACCGCAAAGTAACAGACTACTATCCTATAAGGAGAAGCTCCAGGAAAAGCAGATCAGAGCTGAAG TGTGAACAAAAGAAACACATCGATGATCTGATCATAAATGGGGTCGAGGAAGGAATGGAG GTGCAGCATATTGATGGGAAGGGTCGAGGAGTGTTTGCCACCCAGTGTTTCCAGAAGGGCCAGTATGTAGTGGAGTACCATGGAGACCTGCTGCAGATCACCGATGCCAAAACAAAGGAGGCCGAATACGCTCTCAACCCTACCACCGGCTGCTACATGTACTACTTTCAGTATATCTGCAAAACCTACTG TGTGGACGCCACGAAAGAAACTGGTCGCATGGGTCGTCTGATCAACCACAGTAAGAACGGCAACTGTCAAACCAAACTCCATGATATCAACGGGATACCTCACCTCATCCTGGTGGCATCGCGAGATGTCGATGAGGGCGAGGAGCTGCTCTACGACTATGGTGACCGCAGCAAATCTTCCATCGCATCCCACCCCTGGCTTAAACATTGA
- the kmt5aa gene encoding N-lysine methyltransferase KMT5A-A isoform X3, with the protein MNGDMLLNSHSITLRNQNHSKSKSPALDEMTIKLIQEGKYTGRCSIQNDAQRQARKLNSEAAFVLKLADCEESHSQRPCRTEEHQAPQQLLHFSPVSCLHAPSEHSSPPAPSNITHTLLANSTAVHLANQRRDIRRKAKGKKSTLRMAESGNSQNRKVTDYYPIRRSSRKSRSELKCEQKKHIDDLIINGVEEGMEVQHIDGKGRGVFATQCFQKGQYVVEYHGDLLQITDAKTKEAEYALNPTTGCYMYYFQYICKTYCVDATKETGRMGRLINHSKNGNCQTKLHDINGIPHLILVASRDVDEGEELLYDYGDRSKSSIASHPWLKH; encoded by the exons ATGAACGGG GACATGTTACTAAACagccactccatcactctccgaAACCAGAACCACAGCAAGTCCAAATCACCTGCCCTTGATGAGATGACCATCAAACTCATACAGGAGGGAAAGTACACAGGGCGCTGCTCTATACAGAATGATGCACAGAGACAAG CCAGGAAACTGAACTCTGAGGCGGCATTCGTCCTGAAGCTGGCGGATTGTGAGGAGAGCCACAGCCAGCGGCCCTGCAGGACAGAAGAGCACCAGGCCCCCCAGCAGCTTCTCCACTTCTCCCCAGTCTCCTGCCTCCACGCCCCATCCGAGCACTCCTCCCCTCCTGCCCCCAGTAACATCACCCACACCCTCCTCGCCAACAGCACCGCCGTTCACCTCGCCAACCAAAGGAGGGACATCCGACGCAAGGCCAAAGGAAAGAAGTCAACACTTAGAAT GGCAGAGAGCGGAAATTCCCAAAACCGCAAAGTAACAGACTACTATCCTATAAGGAGAAGCTCCAGGAAAAGCAGATCAGAGCTGAAG TGTGAACAAAAGAAACACATCGATGATCTGATCATAAATGGGGTCGAGGAAGGAATGGAG GTGCAGCATATTGATGGGAAGGGTCGAGGAGTGTTTGCCACCCAGTGTTTCCAGAAGGGCCAGTATGTAGTGGAGTACCATGGAGACCTGCTGCAGATCACCGATGCCAAAACAAAGGAGGCCGAATACGCTCTCAACCCTACCACCGGCTGCTACATGTACTACTTTCAGTATATCTGCAAAACCTACTG TGTGGACGCCACGAAAGAAACTGGTCGCATGGGTCGTCTGATCAACCACAGTAAGAACGGCAACTGTCAAACCAAACTCCATGATATCAACGGGATACCTCACCTCATCCTGGTGGCATCGCGAGATGTCGATGAGGGCGAGGAGCTGCTCTACGACTATGGTGACCGCAGCAAATCTTCCATCGCATCCCACCCCTGGCTTAAACATTGA